The Thiosulfativibrio zosterae genome has a window encoding:
- a CDS encoding argininosuccinate synthase codes for MSDIKKVVLAYSGGLDTSIIAKWLQDEYQCEVVTFTADIGQGEEVEPARAKAKAMGIKEIYIEDLREEFARDFVYPMMRANAMYEGEYRLGTSIARPLISKRLVEIAKAVGADAIAHGATGKGNDQVRFELNAYALMPNVKVIAPWREWDLLSREKLMAYAEEHNIPIEKKKGKKSPYSMDANLLHISYEGGVIEDPANEPEEDMWLWSVSPENAPNEPTYLDIGFEKGDIVSINGEAMSPATVMEYLNKVGGANGIGRDDIVENRFVGMKARGCYETPAGTIMLKTHRAMESLTLDRNAAHLKDELMPKYAEMIYNGFWFAPEREMLQALIDQSQTYVTGNVRVKLYKGNVVIVGRTSEYSLFDEAIATFEEDGGAYNHKDAEGFIKLNALRLRTAAKKRLK; via the coding sequence GTGTCAGACATAAAAAAGGTTGTATTGGCGTATTCAGGTGGTTTGGATACTTCTATCATCGCAAAATGGTTACAAGATGAGTACCAATGTGAAGTGGTTACTTTTACTGCCGACATCGGTCAGGGCGAAGAAGTAGAGCCAGCGCGCGCCAAAGCCAAAGCCATGGGTATTAAAGAAATTTACATCGAAGATTTGCGTGAAGAATTTGCGCGCGACTTCGTTTACCCCATGATGCGTGCTAATGCCATGTATGAAGGCGAATACCGTTTGGGGACTTCAATTGCGCGTCCGCTCATTTCTAAGCGTTTGGTTGAAATTGCCAAAGCGGTGGGTGCTGATGCGATTGCGCATGGTGCAACGGGTAAAGGCAACGACCAAGTGCGTTTTGAGCTGAATGCTTATGCGTTAATGCCCAATGTTAAAGTCATTGCCCCTTGGCGTGAATGGGATTTATTATCTCGCGAAAAATTAATGGCCTATGCAGAAGAGCACAATATTCCGATTGAAAAGAAAAAAGGCAAAAAGTCGCCTTATTCGATGGATGCCAACCTACTGCACATTTCTTATGAAGGTGGCGTGATTGAAGATCCTGCTAACGAACCCGAAGAAGATATGTGGTTATGGAGTGTTTCCCCAGAAAACGCGCCTAATGAACCCACTTACCTTGATATTGGTTTTGAAAAAGGGGACATCGTATCGATCAATGGTGAAGCTATGTCGCCGGCAACCGTCATGGAATACTTAAACAAAGTGGGCGGTGCGAATGGTATCGGTCGTGATGATATTGTTGAAAACCGCTTTGTGGGTATGAAAGCACGCGGCTGTTATGAAACCCCAGCGGGAACCATTATGCTAAAAACGCACCGCGCGATGGAGTCTTTAACGCTTGACCGTAATGCGGCGCATTTAAAAGATGAGTTAATGCCTAAATACGCTGAGATGATTTATAACGGTTTTTGGTTTGCACCAGAGCGTGAAATGCTTCAAGCGTTGATTGACCAGTCACAAACCTATGTAACCGGTAATGTGCGCGTTAAATTGTACAAAGGTAATGTGGTCATAGTAGGTCGTACTTCTGAATACAGCTTGTTTGACGAAGCCATTGCCACCTTTGAAGAAGATGGTGGTGCTTACAACCATAAAGATGCTGAAGGATTCATCAAGTTGAATGCTTTGCGTTTAAGAACCGCCGCTAAAAAACGCTTAAAATAA
- the asd gene encoding archaetidylserine decarboxylase (Phosphatidylserine decarboxylase is synthesized as a single chain precursor. Generation of the pyruvoyl active site from a Ser is coupled to cleavage of a Gly-Ser bond between the larger (beta) and smaller (alpha chains). It is an integral membrane protein.) translates to MGFMDFLKVTPQYFIPKHLLSEAMHSFMQIEQTWVKNTTIKMLTKLYGINISEALHEELDYYPHFNAFFTRALKPSARPIDDTDGLWVSPVDGVISQSSPIHHNMMIQAKRHNYTIEALVGGDIEYAKHFHNGDSAVIYLSPKDYHRIHLPYAAKLISMTYVPGDLFAVNPATVRQVEGLFARNERLVIRFENEHGPFCLVMVGAIFVGSMETVWEGKITPEYQPTLQHWDYSERDMTFTKGQEIGRFNMGSTVVLTTPAGIMPELGQIPNNTPIKMGQPLANYAQYDAQSHNTETQTNESNDSYEETNL, encoded by the coding sequence ATGGGTTTTATGGATTTTTTGAAGGTTACACCGCAGTACTTTATTCCAAAACATCTATTGTCTGAAGCCATGCATAGTTTCATGCAAATAGAGCAAACTTGGGTTAAAAATACCACGATTAAAATGCTCACCAAACTTTACGGTATTAACATCTCAGAAGCCTTGCATGAAGAACTGGACTATTACCCACATTTTAATGCTTTCTTTACCCGAGCCTTAAAACCCAGCGCCCGTCCGATTGATGACACCGATGGGCTTTGGGTCAGCCCAGTCGATGGCGTTATCAGCCAGTCATCGCCCATTCATCACAATATGATGATTCAAGCAAAACGCCACAACTATACGATTGAAGCCTTAGTGGGCGGCGATATTGAATACGCCAAGCACTTTCACAATGGTGACTCGGCAGTGATTTATCTATCGCCCAAGGACTATCACCGTATTCACCTACCTTACGCCGCAAAACTTATTTCCATGACTTATGTCCCCGGTGACCTGTTTGCGGTTAACCCGGCCACTGTGCGCCAAGTGGAAGGACTGTTTGCCCGCAATGAACGCTTAGTGATTCGTTTTGAAAACGAACACGGGCCTTTTTGCTTGGTGATGGTCGGTGCGATTTTTGTCGGTAGCATGGAAACGGTTTGGGAAGGAAAAATCACCCCAGAATATCAACCGACCTTGCAACATTGGGATTACTCTGAGCGTGACATGACATTTACAAAGGGTCAAGAGATTGGGCGTTTTAACATGGGATCTACCGTGGTTTTAACAACACCGGCCGGCATCATGCCAGAATTGGGGCAAATTCCGAATAATACCCCGATAAAAATGGGGCAACCGCTTGCCAATTATGCTCAATATGATGCACAATCACACAACACTGAAACACAAACTAACGAATCCAACGACAGTTACGAGGAAACCAACCTATGA
- a CDS encoding P-II family nitrogen regulator, translating to MKMITAIIKPFKLDDVREALHEIDVFGMTVTEVKGFGRQKGHTEMYRGAEYVVEFLPKVKIEIAIAADKEEMAIEAILKAAQTGKIGDGKIFVTTIEKAIRIRTGEMDDDAL from the coding sequence ATGAAAATGATTACCGCTATTATCAAGCCCTTTAAATTAGACGATGTTCGTGAAGCACTTCATGAAATTGATGTCTTTGGTATGACTGTGACTGAAGTCAAAGGATTTGGTCGTCAAAAAGGTCACACAGAAATGTACCGCGGTGCAGAGTATGTGGTTGAGTTTTTGCCAAAAGTTAAAATCGAAATTGCGATTGCTGCAGACAAAGAAGAAATGGCGATTGAAGCCATCTTAAAAGCCGCTCAAACAGGCAAGATTGGTGATGGCAAAATTTTCGTAACCACCATTGAAAAAGCCATTCGTATTCGTACTGGTGAAATGGATGATGATGCATTGTAA
- a CDS encoding adenylosuccinate synthase translates to MSKRNIVVVGTQWGDEGKGKIVDLLTDRVAAVVRFQGGHNAGHTLVINGKKTVLHLIPSGILREEVECFIGNGVVLAPDALAKEVTQLEATGLSVRNRLKVSDACPLILDYHVALDQARERARGNKAIGTTGRGIGPAYEDKVARRGLRAGDLKNLEHFKQKLQETLAYHNYMLTNYYGCEAVSFDAQWEKCQAYADLIIPMIADIPNLIDTYNRQGKSLMFEGAQGTLLDIDHGTYPYVTSSNTTAGGAAAGSGLGATQVDYVLGITKAYATRVGAGPFPTELPYNAAEDTGDAIGKILGTRGFEFGATTGRQRRCGWFDAVALRRSAQINGLSGICLTKLDVMDTLEEVSICVAYIDASGNETLLPPSSADEYELIKPKYVTMPGWQTSTVGTDSWEGLPIQAKNYIEFLAKEVGVPIAILSTGPDRAETLVLQDPFA, encoded by the coding sequence ATGTCAAAGCGAAATATCGTCGTTGTAGGCACTCAATGGGGTGATGAAGGTAAAGGCAAAATTGTTGACCTTTTAACAGATAGAGTGGCTGCTGTCGTGCGTTTTCAAGGTGGGCACAATGCGGGTCATACCTTAGTGATTAATGGTAAGAAAACCGTTTTACATTTAATTCCTTCTGGTATTTTGCGTGAAGAAGTCGAATGTTTTATTGGTAATGGTGTGGTTCTTGCGCCGGATGCGTTGGCTAAAGAAGTTACCCAGTTAGAAGCCACTGGCTTGTCGGTGAGAAACCGTTTAAAAGTCAGTGACGCTTGCCCTTTAATTTTGGACTACCATGTTGCCTTAGATCAGGCGCGCGAAAGAGCTCGTGGCAATAAAGCCATCGGCACAACGGGTCGTGGTATAGGTCCGGCTTATGAAGATAAGGTGGCTCGTCGTGGTTTGCGTGCTGGCGATTTGAAAAACTTAGAGCATTTTAAGCAAAAACTTCAAGAGACTTTGGCGTATCACAACTATATGCTAACCAACTATTATGGTTGCGAAGCAGTGTCTTTTGATGCGCAGTGGGAAAAGTGTCAAGCCTATGCTGACTTAATTATTCCTATGATTGCGGATATTCCAAATTTAATTGATACCTACAATCGTCAAGGCAAGAGTTTAATGTTTGAAGGCGCACAGGGTACGCTTTTAGACATAGATCATGGAACTTATCCTTATGTGACCTCCTCTAACACGACGGCAGGTGGTGCGGCGGCAGGTTCTGGTTTGGGTGCTACTCAAGTGGATTATGTTTTGGGGATTACTAAAGCTTATGCCACGCGTGTGGGTGCTGGGCCTTTCCCGACCGAGTTACCTTATAATGCTGCGGAAGATACCGGTGATGCCATAGGTAAAATTCTAGGAACTCGCGGTTTTGAGTTTGGGGCAACCACCGGTCGTCAGCGTCGTTGTGGTTGGTTTGATGCGGTGGCTTTGCGCCGTTCAGCGCAAATTAATGGTCTAAGCGGCATTTGTTTAACTAAGCTAGATGTTATGGATACTTTAGAAGAGGTGTCTATTTGTGTGGCTTATATTGATGCGAGTGGTAATGAAACCTTGTTGCCCCCGAGCAGTGCAGATGAGTATGAGTTGATTAAGCCTAAGTATGTGACCATGCCAGGTTGGCAAACTTCTACGGTAGGTACTGACTCTTGGGAGGGTTTACCCATCCAAGCTAAAAATTACATTGAGTTTTTAGCCAAAGAAGTGGGTGTGCCGATTGCGATTTTATCCACTGGGCCAGATCGTGCCGAAACTCTAGTGTTGCAAGATCCATTTGCATAA
- a CDS encoding ATP phosphoribosyltransferase regulatory subunit, with the protein MNQKSWFTPEGIEDLLPQQAKPLEFYRRQLLDSFDASGYDLVLPPVAEFTDSLLTGTGSQMATETCRFTDQESGKMMGVRADMTPQVARIVSNRFKDRKGIIRLCYVGEVLKTLNNKAKGSRSPIQIGAELFGDSGVESDIEVIHLMLDSMQSLGLKNLNLSLGHVGIVETLMNNAKLSTSQREALVDILQRKAIPEFTDFIASLGIDGVSTKQFLGLMTLVGDAPDVLEKAQFVLNQKDFGFEPHLNRLNQIVTSVSMHYPQVKVHLDLSDLRGYRYHTGIIFACYSVGQKLYPIAKGGRYDGIGETFGLSHPATGFSMDLRSALDMLDKEPVPVKTKVFIPTSNDLSLVDAVKKLKAEGYRVIRQLPNSDLPEGSLKLEKQNSAWVLVNA; encoded by the coding sequence ATGAATCAGAAATCTTGGTTTACCCCTGAAGGTATTGAAGACCTTTTACCCCAACAAGCAAAACCGCTGGAGTTTTATCGCCGTCAATTACTGGATAGTTTCGATGCGTCCGGTTATGACCTTGTTTTGCCACCGGTTGCTGAATTTACCGATTCCTTATTAACCGGAACGGGCAGCCAGATGGCAACCGAAACCTGTCGTTTTACCGATCAAGAGAGCGGCAAAATGATGGGTGTTCGTGCAGACATGACGCCGCAGGTTGCTAGAATTGTGTCGAATCGTTTTAAGGACAGAAAAGGGATTATTCGCCTGTGCTATGTGGGTGAAGTTCTTAAAACGCTCAACAATAAAGCCAAAGGTTCTCGCAGTCCTATCCAAATTGGGGCAGAATTGTTCGGCGATTCTGGTGTAGAGAGTGATATTGAAGTAATCCATTTAATGCTCGATTCTATGCAAAGTTTAGGATTAAAAAACCTAAACTTGAGTTTGGGTCATGTGGGCATCGTTGAAACTTTGATGAATAATGCTAAGTTGTCGACATCTCAAAGAGAAGCCTTGGTTGATATTTTGCAGCGTAAGGCAATTCCTGAGTTTACCGATTTTATTGCTTCTTTAGGCATAGATGGCGTTAGTACCAAGCAGTTTTTGGGTTTGATGACTTTGGTGGGCGATGCCCCTGATGTACTTGAAAAAGCGCAGTTTGTCCTTAACCAAAAAGATTTTGGGTTTGAACCGCACTTAAACCGTTTAAATCAAATTGTTACCTCGGTTTCTATGCATTACCCTCAGGTAAAAGTGCACCTAGATTTATCAGATTTACGCGGATATCGTTACCATACGGGTATTATTTTTGCCTGTTACAGTGTTGGACAAAAACTTTATCCCATCGCCAAAGGCGGGCGTTATGACGGTATCGGTGAAACCTTTGGGTTATCGCATCCTGCGACCGGTTTTAGTATGGATTTACGCAGTGCACTGGATATGCTCGATAAAGAGCCTGTGCCAGTTAAGACTAAGGTGTTTATTCCAACCAGTAATGATTTGTCGTTGGTGGATGCGGTGAAAAAATTAAAGGCAGAAGGCTATCGTGTGATTCGACAGCTCCCCAATTCAGACCTGCCAGAAGGCAGTTTAAAATTAGAAAAACAGAACTCAGCTTGGGTTTTGGTTAACGCTTAG
- a CDS encoding DUF2065 domain-containing protein — translation MDTILISAIALVFIFEGLLPFVFPNFWRKTMSQAILLSEKQLRTMGFISVCIGLGVLFLLT, via the coding sequence TTGGATACAATACTCATTTCGGCAATTGCTTTAGTCTTTATTTTTGAGGGACTATTGCCTTTTGTCTTTCCTAACTTTTGGCGTAAGACGATGTCGCAAGCCATACTGTTAAGTGAAAAACAGTTGCGAACCATGGGCTTTATAAGCGTCTGTATTGGTTTGGGTGTTTTATTTTTATTGACATAA
- the hflC gene encoding protease modulator HflC codes for MKSLLSIFVAAALFIGSSALFTVQQGETAIVFRLGEIVQTDVEPGLHFKTPFINSVKTFDSRLQTLDAEPERYLTKEKKNLIIDSFVKWRIVDAKKFYTSTNGDIRIANMRLAQIIKDSLRAEFGNRTVQEAISRDRSTIVKDITVSTQKDVASFGIELADVRVKRVDLPQDVSESVYRRMEAERTRVAKELRSEGAEAAERIRADADRQKVVTLSDAFRKAETIRGQGDASAAEIYAKAYNKDKEFYAFYQSLNAYQEAFKDKSDVVLVDPKSDFFKYFNAQK; via the coding sequence ATGAAATCCTTATTATCCATATTTGTAGCGGCAGCCTTGTTTATCGGTAGCAGTGCTTTGTTTACGGTACAGCAGGGTGAAACTGCCATCGTATTTCGCTTAGGGGAAATCGTTCAAACAGATGTTGAGCCAGGGTTGCACTTTAAAACGCCTTTTATTAACAGTGTTAAAACTTTTGATTCGCGTTTACAAACCCTTGATGCAGAACCAGAGCGTTATCTAACCAAAGAAAAGAAAAACTTAATAATCGATTCTTTTGTGAAGTGGCGCATTGTGGACGCCAAAAAGTTCTATACCTCAACTAACGGCGACATTCGTATTGCCAATATGCGTTTAGCGCAAATCATCAAAGACAGTTTGCGTGCTGAGTTTGGTAATAGAACTGTTCAAGAAGCCATCTCTCGTGATCGTTCTACCATTGTCAAAGACATTACGGTGAGCACTCAAAAAGATGTGGCGTCATTCGGTATTGAATTGGCAGATGTGCGTGTTAAGCGTGTAGACTTACCACAAGATGTTTCTGAATCTGTTTACCGTCGTATGGAAGCAGAGCGTACGCGTGTTGCTAAAGAGTTGCGTTCAGAAGGGGCAGAAGCTGCTGAAAGAATTCGTGCAGACGCGGATCGTCAAAAAGTAGTTACCTTATCGGATGCTTTCAGAAAAGCTGAAACTATTCGTGGTCAAGGGGATGCCTCAGCCGCTGAAATTTATGCCAAAGCATATAACAAAGATAAAGAGTTTTATGCCTTTTATCAAAGTTTGAATGCTTATCAAGAAGCCTTTAAAGACAAGTCTGATGTGGTCTTAGTTGATCCAAAGTCTGATTTCTTTAAGTACTTCAATGCACAGAAGTAA
- the hflK gene encoding FtsH protease activity modulator HflK gives MAWNEPGKPGQDPWGNSNPNGSKQPEEPKKPNKPRNSKNDPDLDEMLKKAQQLFGGAKNSMNDNGFIGGMGASVVFLVVLVLWLLSGIYIVDSPERGVVTRFGAYVEETTAGPHWHLPYPIESVTKVNVDRIRTAEIGYRSDARNKTGSVASESLMLSQDENIVDIRIAVQYKIQNASQYLFDVSDPDVSLRAVTESALREVVGQNKMDFVLTEGRNEVVTKVRELAQANLDTYRTGLIITSVNLQDAQPPEQVQSAFADVVKAREDKERLINEAQAYSNDILPKARGQAARQMEEASAYHDQVIAVATGKASRFESIVAEYQKAPVVTRQRLYMDAIGDVLGKTSKVFVGTDSGTNLLYLPLDKMMSSTPATVPFKPAELDVQAAAKAASENTPGSNGQRTNIRDYLRTREIR, from the coding sequence ATGGCCTGGAATGAACCTGGTAAACCTGGACAAGACCCTTGGGGTAATTCGAATCCTAATGGATCGAAGCAACCTGAAGAGCCTAAAAAGCCAAATAAACCGCGTAACTCGAAAAATGATCCTGACTTGGACGAGATGCTCAAAAAAGCCCAGCAATTGTTTGGTGGTGCAAAAAACTCTATGAACGATAATGGATTTATCGGTGGCATGGGTGCTTCAGTCGTATTTTTAGTCGTTTTAGTCTTGTGGCTACTCAGCGGTATTTATATCGTCGACTCACCAGAGAGAGGCGTGGTAACACGTTTCGGAGCCTACGTTGAAGAAACGACGGCAGGTCCGCATTGGCATCTGCCTTACCCAATTGAAAGCGTCACCAAAGTGAATGTGGACAGAATTCGTACTGCAGAGATCGGTTATCGCTCAGATGCTCGTAATAAAACGGGTAGTGTTGCATCAGAATCTTTAATGTTGTCGCAAGACGAAAACATTGTGGATATTCGTATTGCGGTTCAATACAAAATTCAAAATGCCAGTCAATATCTATTTGATGTTTCAGACCCAGACGTTTCTTTACGCGCAGTCACAGAAAGTGCGTTGCGTGAAGTCGTAGGTCAAAACAAAATGGATTTTGTATTGACTGAAGGCCGTAACGAGGTGGTCACTAAGGTTCGGGAGCTAGCTCAGGCCAACTTGGACACTTACCGCACAGGTTTAATCATTACTTCGGTTAACTTGCAAGACGCTCAGCCACCAGAACAAGTGCAATCGGCGTTTGCAGATGTGGTTAAAGCGCGTGAAGATAAAGAGCGTTTAATCAACGAAGCACAAGCTTATTCAAACGATATTCTACCTAAAGCACGTGGTCAAGCCGCGCGTCAAATGGAAGAAGCCAGCGCTTATCACGACCAAGTCATCGCGGTAGCAACCGGTAAAGCCAGTCGTTTTGAAAGTATTGTTGCTGAGTATCAAAAAGCGCCAGTCGTCACACGCCAGCGTCTATACATGGATGCCATTGGTGATGTCTTAGGCAAAACCTCTAAAGTATTTGTCGGCACAGATTCTGGGACTAACTTATTGTATCTTCCGCTTGATAAAATGATGAGCAGTACGCCAGCAACAGTGCCTTTTAAACCCGCTGAGTTAGATGTGCAAGCTGCTGCAAAAGCTGCGTCTGAAAACACGCCTGGTAGTAATGGCCAGAGAACTAACATTCGTGATTACTTAAGAACGCGGGAGATTCGTTGA
- the hflX gene encoding ribosome rescue GTPase HflX: MELFGKIKQRELEKAILVHVDFYHETDREELDEFYELVDSAGAEVCELLTTKRSAPDSKTFIGKGKAEEVLEAVRAHEADIVIVNHALTPAQERNLSRMLECDVIDRVGLILDIFAQRARSHEGKLQVELAQLKRMSTRLVKGWTHLDRQGGIGARGPGETQLESDRRLIQGKIKQLESKIERVRQQRVLARRSRKKSEMPTVAIIGYTNAGKSTLFNQMTQAGVYAEDRLFATLDATLRKVRLPGAGSVIFADTVGFIRHIPHDLVAAFRSTLEETSEANLLIHLVDASDPHREEKMRDVAVVIKEVGAEEVPQLIVYNKIDALEPEVLPKVDFNEQGLPERVWISAQKNQGIDLMMDAVAAYFRGEFVNVDLVLSSAAGKRRSELYELGTILEEGFDEAGNSTFKMCLTQLEADLIKKWPELLVFQKQSA; encoded by the coding sequence ATGGAACTATTCGGCAAAATCAAACAACGAGAACTCGAAAAAGCCATTTTGGTTCACGTTGACTTTTATCACGAAACCGACCGCGAAGAACTCGATGAGTTTTATGAATTGGTCGATTCAGCAGGCGCTGAAGTTTGTGAACTCCTAACGACTAAACGCTCTGCACCAGACTCCAAAACCTTTATCGGCAAAGGTAAAGCCGAAGAGGTGCTAGAGGCAGTTCGGGCGCATGAAGCAGACATCGTCATCGTTAACCATGCCCTCACCCCAGCGCAAGAGCGCAATCTTTCTAGAATGTTAGAATGCGATGTCATTGACCGAGTGGGGTTAATCCTAGATATCTTCGCACAACGCGCGCGCTCTCATGAAGGTAAACTTCAGGTTGAGTTGGCGCAGCTTAAGCGCATGTCAACAAGATTGGTTAAAGGGTGGACTCACCTTGACCGTCAAGGCGGTATAGGTGCAAGAGGTCCTGGAGAAACTCAGCTTGAAAGTGATAGACGACTGATTCAAGGTAAAATCAAACAATTAGAATCAAAAATTGAACGAGTTCGTCAACAGCGAGTTTTGGCGCGTCGCTCTCGTAAAAAATCAGAGATGCCAACTGTGGCTATTATCGGTTATACCAATGCGGGTAAATCCACCTTATTTAATCAAATGACTCAAGCGGGGGTTTATGCCGAAGATCGACTCTTTGCAACCCTTGATGCCACTTTACGCAAGGTACGATTACCCGGCGCAGGTTCGGTTATCTTTGCAGATACGGTTGGTTTTATTCGGCATATTCCGCATGATTTGGTCGCGGCTTTTCGCTCGACCCTTGAAGAAACCAGTGAAGCGAATCTACTGATTCATTTAGTGGATGCCAGCGATCCACACCGCGAAGAAAAAATGCGAGATGTGGCGGTTGTTATTAAAGAAGTTGGGGCGGAAGAAGTCCCGCAGCTAATCGTCTACAATAAAATTGATGCTTTGGAGCCTGAAGTATTACCCAAAGTAGACTTTAACGAGCAGGGCTTGCCGGAGCGCGTTTGGATTTCGGCGCAAAAGAATCAAGGTATAGACCTAATGATGGATGCCGTTGCGGCTTATTTTAGAGGTGAGTTTGTGAATGTAGATTTAGTTCTTTCATCTGCGGCAGGCAAAAGACGCTCGGAACTTTATGAATTAGGTACGATTCTAGAAGAAGGATTTGATGAGGCTGGCAACAGTACTTTTAAAATGTGCCTGACTCAACTGGAAGCTGATTTAATAAAGAAGTGGCCAGAACTTTTGGTTTTTCAAAAGCAAAGCGCTTAG
- the hfq gene encoding RNA chaperone Hfq, protein MAKALPIQDPYLNALRKEKISVAIYLVNGVKLQGRVDSFDQFVVLLRSNVTQMVYKHAISTIVPARDPKEYEHETPIEKDE, encoded by the coding sequence GTGGCAAAAGCTTTACCAATTCAAGACCCTTACCTAAATGCATTACGCAAAGAAAAAATCAGTGTAGCGATTTATTTGGTAAATGGGGTTAAGTTACAAGGACGCGTGGATTCTTTTGATCAATTTGTAGTTTTGTTGCGTAGCAATGTAACTCAAATGGTCTATAAACATGCAATTTCTACCATCGTGCCGGCTCGTGACCCTAAAGAGTATGAGCACGAAACACCTATCGAAAAAGACGAATAA
- the miaA gene encoding tRNA (adenosine(37)-N6)-dimethylallyltransferase MiaA, producing MLEPQILAQLIEQKKVLAIMGPTASGKSRLSMALAEVLPIEIISVDSALIYRDMDIGTAKPTAAELDKVPHHLIDILSPSQTYSASEFVADTHRLVAEIFARGRLPVLVGGTMMYFHALQQGMAQLPEANEAIRSRLMVEWFEDAAAVYAQLQAVDPQICQRIHANDQQRIMRALEVYEITGKPLSVLQQEGQGQGLSAFDLVKVVLLPESRAELHHQIKLRFMQMLDHGLLSEVETLMTNPELHPDLPSIRSVGYRQAWSYLMGEMNEETFIEQGISATRQLAKRQITWLRKEQTALSLDSFELSKEALLSQTLNYFTQSLLENPKSV from the coding sequence ATGCTAGAGCCACAAATTTTGGCGCAGCTGATAGAACAAAAAAAAGTACTGGCCATCATGGGGCCAACTGCCAGCGGTAAAAGCCGTTTGTCGATGGCTTTGGCAGAGGTTTTGCCGATTGAAATTATCAGTGTTGATTCGGCGCTGATTTATCGTGATATGGATATTGGCACCGCCAAGCCAACTGCGGCAGAATTAGATAAGGTGCCACATCATTTGATTGATATTTTGTCACCTTCACAAACCTATTCAGCCTCAGAGTTTGTGGCTGATACGCATCGATTAGTGGCCGAAATTTTTGCGCGGGGTCGTCTGCCTGTGTTGGTGGGCGGCACTATGATGTATTTTCACGCGCTCCAACAAGGTATGGCGCAACTGCCCGAAGCCAATGAGGCCATTCGATCGCGCTTAATGGTTGAGTGGTTTGAAGATGCCGCGGCCGTCTATGCCCAGTTGCAGGCGGTGGATCCCCAAATTTGTCAGCGAATTCATGCCAATGATCAACAGCGGATTATGCGCGCACTTGAGGTTTATGAAATCACAGGCAAACCGCTATCAGTGCTCCAGCAAGAAGGGCAAGGCCAAGGTCTAAGCGCATTTGATTTGGTTAAGGTGGTTTTATTGCCAGAAAGTAGAGCCGAGTTGCATCATCAAATCAAACTCAGATTTATGCAAATGTTGGATCATGGTTTGTTAAGTGAAGTGGAAACCCTGATGACCAATCCCGAATTACACCCAGATTTACCATCGATTCGCAGCGTGGGTTACCGCCAGGCCTGGTCATATTTGATGGGCGAAATGAATGAAGAAACCTTTATAGAGCAAGGCATTTCAGCCACTCGTCAACTGGCTAAGCGTCAGATTACTTGGTTGCGTAAAGAACAGACTGCATTAAGTTTAGATTCGTTTGAATTATCCAAAGAAGCACTGTTGAGCCAAACATTAAATTACTTCACGCAATCGCTTCTTGAAAACCCAAAAAGTGTCTAA